The DNA region actcccaagatctgatcacTAATTCTGCCCactagctgttacacatttccttgtaaattccAAGTTAAAAGAGAATTTCATGTTCGAtcgagataacaacttcttcccGATAAGATTGAGTGTTATCACTACCTTTTTTCTAGATAATGTGTGAATATCATAGAGAGAAGTTTCGTGTTGATTACTGGCGGgaataaaagggttaatataaaGTAAGACTCGTTTTCGAAACGAGAATCTAAAGCTGGTACTTGCTTGTAGCTTTCATTGCACTTCTTTTAGGATTGTTGAATGTGTTAACGTTTACCCccgcaaaattttttttttgtcctgtgTCAACCTGTGTACATAATTACTAAAGAAAATAAGTAGTAACTAGTTAGGATTCCGACcaagtaaaagaaatttatttccaaagatgtaatttttctttgcttagggttagggttgtcTCTGGGTCGATCAGAACGAAACATCTCCTCTCAGAATCTCATGACTATTTGCGCGAAGAACTGAGTGCTAGTACCCAGGCTATGCCCCTTCATTACTTTTCGATGCCCTTTAGAACCGGGTAAGCTGCTAAGAACAACCAAGGCTTCTTGGCGAGCTTCCCATAAAATTGAAGGcggaagaaaaatattttctttaatagcGACAGATTACTGTCTTTGCAAAGCGCCAAAGTGCCTTCGCAGAAGTAAGAAATGTGAGAGGTACCGGAAACGAAATACGTTAAGTCAAACGAAGAAAGAAAACTCCCGGCTGACCGGTTTCCATCGGCTTTGTTTCACATTAGGCAAACATCTCTAGTTATCCCCAAAAGATGGATAACTAATTCCGCGAGCAGCACCCCAGTCCAAGTCAAACAGGCTCTTTATCGAGACATTAGCAAGTTTCGGACACATCTTGAGGGACTTGTTTCTCATAAACACAAAATCTGTATTGGATTTGGTTTTCTTCAATAATGCCTTGAGGCACTCCACTGGGtgtactgaaaaagaaaagagaattcGTATAGAATCCTCTCTGTTCATCGACCGAACTCAAAATTGAATATCTTTCATATCTTATTTAACCGACGACTCTTTTGATAATGCTCATTCCAGCATTAAACAGGAAGCTTGCCATTTATGAACATTTCAACTAGCACAGTTCATTATCGAGTTCTCTTACATTCAGTAGTCGAGCAGCGTAGCGCGAAATGCGAATGCCTGCGCCGGGTTCTATTCCTTCTAGATGATGGGCGCTCCTGACAAGACAAATAAccccctttttctttttgagcgCTTTTTGAGGAGGgtcataaaactaaaatcaaagcTATCAAAACTGCAAAAGAAAGATTGGTATAAGTTTTGATTATGATTGGTTGAGGAAGTGGCACGATTTTTATGAACCAATCAAATAACgaattaaagcaaaaccaaagcaattacGGATTACTTTCCACATTCAATTGAAATTGCTCTAATAAACGAACAAATGCACAATTCTTCATCTTATTCTACTCACTCGCGCAAAGCTTTTGATATTAGCGACCTTGTCTTCATGCAGGACACGTGTCACGTATAAACCTAGCCATGGTCCAGGTGAGGAGGTTCTCCATAGGCTCGATTACCCGCCGCTGTTCGGCAATGTGAACTCGCGCTCCTCCTTTCCCCGAATCCTCCTCGGGGAGGAGCGAAGACCAGACACGAGAGAGCGGCGAAAATCGAGCCTAGTTCTCTATAGCTCTACAGTAGAGCAAAACCCGTTCGAAGGTCGGATTTAGACTCCTCCGATGATCcagatgtttttcttaaatcatattttgacCGGCGGATGGTATACTAGCATGGAAATGATCCTCGCAGTTAACCagcaattgaagaaaatgataCTGTCCCTCTgactcattttcttctttttttcttcagttctctGAAGTTTCACGTAACTCCTAACGTAACTGGACACTTAAAATGTATTTAACTGAAGCAATTTTCAAGTTGCAAGGTGTCTTACTCGGAACGTGTTATGTATTGTACCCATATATTGTACCTTATAAGACTGTATTTGCTTCTGTCAAAGGTCGGGAAAAATGCATCTGACTCAAATTCTTTGTCTATCtctgttaaataaattctttgacAGTAAGAAGACTCAATTGCTTCCTgcgaaagaaaataagaaaaaaagttttggttatgtgaaaaacaaaagaagcgaagaaagaaaaatgccttTCCACTTTATCACAGAAGATGCGAAAAATGGTTTGAGAATATCAGTCACACATTCACCAGCAGTTCATCATACGCCTTTAAGGCCCTTTCCATATTTTCACGTTATGATCTTTTACAAAACAGTCGCTCAACAAAATGGAGCCTGTTTGTCACAAATTACGTGCCAGTTGTTTTATACGAGGTCTAACCCACACCACGGTTTTACAAAAGTGGTGGGCTTTGTTAGGGATTCTCtgtaagagggttgatttaatcaAATACATATCTTTCCACTGttagctttcggccctcttgacaaTGTTCACAAAAAATGAATGTTCACATAAAAGGTTTagctaaattgaggattgtttagtgcgtggttttgttaaacaacggctaaactttgtttaaataatcagaccTACCAGTTTACAACCACTGCAATTTTTAGTTGTGTCCAAAGGAATCTGGGACTACATTGATCAAGAAAACTTAGACTGCCCTCTCAATCAATAacatgcaaaactaaaaccatctCCACTTGGTCGCCTGCCTTTTCCCACACATTAggttgtttgcttgtttctaCGGGAGTTCCTTTCTAGTGATAAGCTGTTGAAatcattttggttttggttttaacACACTAAGTTGAAAAGTGCTCTAGTGATCATACCATGATAATTAAGATATTTACCTTGTACACATCACTACCACCAAGTACAAAAATTTCTTCCACTGTGTCCAAAAGAGGAGGGAGAGATAACATTTGAACTGCAGACCAGACACTGTTAAAAACATGGTGTGCTCCAGGAGGAGGCTCcctgattcaaaataaatagaaactaaACACTTGATGCACAAACACTGTAACAAACTTATGCAAAGGAGGGAATTAAGCCAATAGCAGCTACTTAGAGGGTAGatttaaccaatcaaaaagaGTTGGTCATCTAATTGAAGCCTTACACAAAAGTCTTTGTACACCTTACATATCTGTAATTCTATTCAAATTGGTAGAATTCCAGGAacaaaaatgcagaaaaataaaCCTGCTAAAGTCTGACCCTTCAAAGAGCAGATTCTAAATTAACCATTTGCACCCTGTTTTATTGAAACCACTAGTGTGGTGAGAATCAACACAGAGGGCAGGCTTTCACGGGTGTCAGTAATTATCATAAAGTTGTATTTCATTCTATTATTGGAGCTTTGCACTTGCATAAACTTCCCTAACCCACCCCTCAACCCCCccccaaacccccccccccaaccccctcCACCTTTTATCTGGCCACCACTTTGGCCTGTTGCTTAAGAGAAGTTCTGTGATATGGTGAAAGCAATGAGagtttaaaaataagaaaaagttaTGTCATAGAATGTTTGTGTGGGTTGTAACATCCCTAAGGTTACTTAGCCTCTTTCATTTACTCAGTTTTTAGAGACAAGTGCTAAACTGggataaacaagaaagaaaacaaatggataaaagtggtaggtttctaaagaaattgtggtgctgccTCAGTGggcaaaataatttggtttaatcagcTGAGTTAATGATGTATTTGGCTGCCATAAAGACTGAAGTTTTGAGCTTTAGCCCATCATATTCACTCTGGTGAAGGGCTAAAACTTGAAATGTcatctttagaaactctttaccatggccaattaacattaataactcagctgataaaaccagattatctAGGAAACAAAATTGGAGGTTCCCTGCCCATGTTTGCTCACTTGCTGCATTGCTTGTCTCCTCTGAGAAATTTCCTGGTATTggttgtaatttgttttgtgaGAGGGATATGAGATGAGTTTTGACCTGATTCAGATCCTCTTTATTTCTATAAACTGAGAAGTCAAAACATGCACAAACAAAATAGAAGGAGTTGATTCCTTGATTGTTATGTGTCTTCATATCAAAGGTACACATGGTACTTACTTCAGTGTCTTACTTATAACAATGTTCAGTCTTCCGGGTAAGGGTTGGTTGGTCACATCAAGCGATTCCCAAGTTTTTCTTCCCATTAATATAGCATTCCATTTACCTATTAAACAATCATTAAAAGGCTTGTATTTAACCTCTTCCCCAAAGCCACGTGCCAAAAGATGATTAGAAATTTCAGCAAGCTAGAGGCAGACCAGTAACCTATTTACAGAGTGTGGCTAGAAAAACTGAATTTGCAACATCCAAGATTAAACTAGTAATGAACAGCAGGGTGAAGTTTTTGAATTCAACATAACTCTATTCTTCATTGTGTGGCCCAGGTTAAAATTCTGGCTGATGTCGATCTATTATGTTCTAGAGTGATGAATTCTCTCGTAGGGTATATATGGATAAAAGTGAACTCgagaaaaaaatctgacaaaggGCTCAACACCAGGAAAATTGACTGGCTGTGGGGACAACTTTGTCTGGCTGCTTCCAAAATATCGACCAAAGGAATGACATATATGTTACCACCGAATATTTTCCTTATATTTCTTCTAAAATAAAGATACATTTGAACTTATAAAATGTAGGGGTTAAATGATTAAAAGATTTTACTGATAGAAAACTAATTCATTCATTGACTGGTTCATCAACTCAGGATTCAATCATATTGTGAAACCATAACTTTTAGTAACTGAAGCATATTAGTTTCCCCTCTACTTGAAAATGCAGAATAACTGAAgaacttcaaaaatttctggGAAAGTACATCTCTGAACCATCGAGGGGAAGGGAAGCAATTCTCCTTGTGCCCTATGTTAAGTATGCCCAGGCACCCAATACTGATGCTCCTATGCTGCAAACCTTAATAAAAATCCTTGCCCTGATAGATTCATATCTTATTCAGGGAGAGTAACAACAGATTTCTAATGGTTCAGAAATTGGGAAGAGCTACAATCAATTTCTCATAAGCAAGTTTATAATACCTTCAAACACTTGGAGCTGTGCTTTAGCAGGGTCCATGTGAAACAGGTCACCAACTTTTGTCTCTAAGAGACCTAGAAACTTTCCTTTACGAAAGCTGATCCTAGGAGCATGAACAGTTACTATTTAATGCCCTACTACCTCTAGATCTTGTGTTCCTTTTTATTGATTGTATTTCATATCCACTTTCAGTGGGCTTAAAAGTGTTCAATAACACACCTTGTTCATTAACCTCTGTGGTAATTTTCTTCAAGAACATCAGGTCTGTCCTTaacaaaggcaaacaaaaatcttttagTTTTGATACAGTCTGTTCTAATAGCAGTTCCTTgtaataaaaatagtaataatggATGAACTTGACAGactttaaatttccttttatcttccatctttgaaaaaagttttcatgtGATAGTGTGGTATATCAGAAATAAAGCACATGTCATGCCGATTAGTATGAATAATGATAACCCCTATGGAGAGTGCCATCTTCACTAACGATTTAGACGAGAGTGATTTAAGACCACAATCgttgacaaaattgaaaaaggtttgataatttttccCACACCCAGCaagaaaattgacaaaactCTCTAGAGTTTTCTTCTATTATTTACCCAACATTTAATGAATAAATGTTAAGAAGCAAGTGAGCTAAAGGCAAAACCATCCATAAAGTTCGTTTCCTTGAAGCAAACAATCAATAGAGTTGAATACATTCAAGCTAAAGCAGGTTTACCTCAGTGAGGGCCAGGGCAATCTCCCGTTTTTCCCAATCCCCATATTTGAGCTTACGGCAGCAACACAGCTCACACAGCGAACATGATTGCCAGAAAAACTTGTTATCATAACTAACAGTCGTTTGGTAAACGTAAAATCGTGCGAAATATGTATTAGTCGAAAGAAGGTGCGATTCTGAGCTGATCTATTATTTCGAAGGTGCTAAGTATCAAACTTTGTACAATAGCCAGAAAGTACTTATGTCTTTCGATCCCTTTGGGAGTGTTAAATTATTTgaggaaatgtaaaataacaTGTAAGCGCCATTTTTGAACCTTCACACGCTTACCGCTGGTATCTACACTGCAGACTAAATCGCGCGTCAACATCGCGCAATTTAAAGAGTTTAATTTTCGGGGTAACCACAGAAGTAAACTAAATCTCGGTTTCAGTGTggtttatactaaaacaactattcacctccacttcagtgAGTAAGTGTTAATTACCGTATTTCCTCCAATAAGCGCCCAAGCTCGAATAAGCGCCCCCCCCCCTTCGTCCCTCACTTTCTCAAATTAGTAGGGATACGAAAAAAACCTGTTTCCATTGCTAAATTATTTATAACTTTCTAACCTTCAACTTCGGCGGAACCACTTTAGGAGGATAGTTTATTTCCTGCTTACAGTTAATTCCACGTGCTTACAGAGTTCCTTTATGTACGTTTATGTACGTTGTCCTATTTCTGCGCTCTTGGTAAATGCCGTTAACTTCTCAGGCACAACTAACTAAAGTTATTGGGATGCGTTTTAAGAAAGCAGTTGATGAGGAATGAGAGCTCAATCGAAATGGACCCAACAGGCTAAAAGCTGTCAGCGTTATACACATACTTCACTTTTGTAAGTTTCAGTTGCATTGACGTTATACTTCTTAGCTTATTCCTAGTCGTCTTTTTGAGCGAATAAATCCTTTCCCCTCGCTTAGAcaaatttaagatatttaaaatattgaatttactTCTACGCGgataattgttttagtttttgtctTTCTATTTAAGTTTTAGCCAAATTGAAGTTACatttcattaaaagaaaaaaatttataagaaCCTCTTTGATTAAGGACCTTCTTTCAAATAAGCActcccacccccacccccacccccggTTCCTTTTAGCTGAAATTTCACTTAAGCGCCCGGATTTGAGGAAATGCGGTATAGCATCACCCCTAACGAGGAATAGAAGTACCCGTCGAAATATTGGCCTATTTAGAGTGCTTCCTGTCGTCGTGCCAGTATTGCAATTAATTCGTTTGTCTATATGTAAGGATTAATTATAGTTAAGGTTGGAAAGAAGCGTGCACttgttggcttttttttttaagaaaagggaGAGtataagtaaaataaataacacaaaATTCCGTATATGCGTTTTATTCATCACCACTAAACTACACACTTTgataatataaaagaaaattgagccTGATTGA from Pocillopora verrucosa isolate sample1 chromosome 1, ASM3666991v2, whole genome shotgun sequence includes:
- the LOC131772534 gene encoding dihydrofolate reductase-like isoform X2 translates to MFLKKITTEVNEQGKWNAILMGRKTWESLDVTNQPLPGRLNIVISKTLKEPPPGAHHVFNSVWSAVQMLSLPPLLDTVEEIFVLGGSDVYKEAIESSYCQRIYLTEIDKEFESDAFFPTFDRSKYSLISTPSGVPQGIIEENQIQYRFCVYEKQVPQDVSETC
- the LOC131772534 gene encoding dihydrofolate reductase-like isoform X1, with amino-acid sequence MITSFSGNHVRCVSCVAAVSSNMGIGKNGRLPWPSLRTDLMFLKKITTEVNEQGKWNAILMGRKTWESLDVTNQPLPGRLNIVISKTLKEPPPGAHHVFNSVWSAVQMLSLPPLLDTVEEIFVLGGSDVYKEAIESSYCQRIYLTEIDKEFESDAFFPTFDRSKYSLISTPSGVPQGIIEENQIQYRFCVYEKQVPQDVSETC